CCAGCGGGCCTCGACGTCCAGGTGCGGCCAGATGACCCCGTTGACCAGGGTGAACGGCCCGCTGAACGGCAGGTGCAGCACCTCGCCCGCGGCGGTGGTGACGAACGGGACCTTGTAGAGCAGCTGCCCGGTCGGGTTGCCGTCCGCGTCGGTGTCGAGGTTGCGGTCGGTGATCACCAGCGGCACCTCGTGGTCGCCCGAGGGCAGGTCGAGCGCGGTCTCCTCCTCGTCGCGGATCAAGTACATGCCGACCAGGCCCGCGTGGACGTTGAAGCGGGTGACCGCCATGGCGTGGTCGTGGTACCAGAGCGTGGCCGACCTCTGCACGTTCGGGTACTCCGCGAGCTGCGAGGCGCCCTTGAGCACCGCGTTGTGCGCCCACCCGTCGTTGCCGCCGCCGGTGTGGGCGCCGTGCAGGTGCACCACGTTCCACGACGGCAGGTCGGCCACGCCCTCGATCAGCGACACGCCCTCGGGCAGCGAGCCGTCGGGGTTGCGGAAGCCGGGGCTGTTCTGCGGCGCCGACGCGACCGGCGCCTGCACCGCCACCAGCGGCACCTTCCCGTCGATCTCGTTGGTCCAGGCGACCCGGATGCGGCGGCCGTCGCGCACCTCGATGGTCGGCCCGGGGAAGTGCCCGTCGTAGGCCCACACGGTGGTGGGCGGCAGCTGCGAGTGCAGCCGGACCTCGGTCCGGACCATGGTCACGGTCAGCGAGTCGTGGTGCCACCACAGGTGGGGACGGAGCACCGGCGGGACCCGCAGCGGGTCGAGGAACTTGGTGAGGCCGAACGTGGGGCCCGCGACCGCGGGCCTGGTGATGACGTCGGTCATCGATATCGCCCCCCTGGCGACGTCGAGGGCGCGGCGCCGAGGCGCCGCGCCGTTCTCCCCCTGTGCCGGGCCCCCGGCTCCCCCACCGGGGGAACCCGACACTTCACAAGAACGGCGCGGACCCCGTGGGATACCGACGAGGTGGAAAATTCCCTAGCTCACCCGTTCGTGCGGGTGTGCATGATCGGCCGGACCCAGTAGTTGCTGTTGTTCCAGCTCTGCGTGGGGAAGCCGCCGCCGTAGGAGTAGACGCCGGCGCCCTCGGAGGTGGCGTACGGCGCGGTCGCCATGGCGGCGCTGAAGTAGTCCTCCGTCACGCGGTACCCGCCCGCCGGGGTGAAGTAGGAGACGACGTACTCCTGGCCCGGCACCACCGGGACGGGCGTCGGGAAGTCCACGTCGCTCACGTACCGCTCGGCCGGGGAGACCGCCTCGGCGAGCAGCGTCCCGTCCGCCGACCACAGGTGCGCGGTCAGCGGACCGGTGTGGGTCCCGCGGTGGATGAACGCGCCGACGAGGTACCCGGGGCTGTCGACCCGCACCCGCACGCCCACCTCCACGGGGGCCTGGTCGGGGTCGTCGACCTCCGGCCGGTGGGGCAGCGCCGGCAGGCCCAGCAGGCAGGGGCAGTCGGGGGTGGGGGGTTCAGCCGTGCCGCCGGCGAAGAACCGGAACGGGCCGCGCACCCCGCCCGGGCCGCCGGAGCCCCACGCGCGCAGGTGGTAGGTGACCTCGCCCTCCTCGGTCGGGGTGTAGCGGTAGAGCCACCGCTCCCCCTGGTACTCCGTCGGCAGCCACGTTTGCCCGCCGTCGAAGGTGATGTCGACGGCGGTGACGTCGCCGGACTCGCCGTTGGTGGCGCCCCCGGCGATCAGCAGCGGCACGTCCAGGGCGACCCTGGCGCCGTTGGACGGCGTGTAGCCCCCGGCCACCGGAGCGGCGTGGGCCGTGCCGGTCAGCAGGGTTCCGGTCAGGGTCAGGGCGGACAGGGCGGCGAGGATGCGCTTCACGCCCCCGGGATCGACCTCCCGCCGGGGCCCGTTACACCGTTGATCGCTTCGCCGGACCGCGCTGTGCCGGATGGCGGCGCGGCGCGGTCCGTCCGGCGATCCGCGGTGCCGGGCCCGCGCGGCAGCCGGGCCCGGCACCGCGCGCGGGTCAGTCCCAGGGGTTGGCCGGCTGGTCGTCGATCGCGACCCAGAACCGGCCGACGTCACCGGCGGCCCACCAGCCCCAGCCACCGCCGCCGTCGTGGTGCTCGCCCATCCGGTAGCCCGCGCCGAACCGCGCGGCGCACAGGGCGTCCGCGGTCGCGCGCGAGGTCAGCGCCGTGCCCCGGACCGGCGGGGTCAGCCCCACCTCGCCCGCGGCCCAGCCGTTGTAGAAGTCGAAGGGGATGCCGTCCGGCGCGGCGCGGCCGTCCTGGCGCAGGCACAGCACCGGCAGCCGGGTGGTGACCGCCGTGTCGCCGGCGTAGGCGTCGGTCTTCACGTCGGAGCTGAAGTCGACCAGGTCGCGCCCCCACTCCTTGGTGACCATCGTCCACGTCATGGCGTTGCCGGTGGTGGTGTCCCAGGGGTTGGCCCGCTGGTCGTCGATCGCGACCCACGTGCGCAGCAGGTCGCCCAGGGCCCACCAGCCCCAGCCGCCGTCACCGTCGTGGTGCTCGCCCATCCGGTAGCCGGCGCCGAACTGCGCGGCGCACAGCCCGTCCGCCGCGGCGCGGCTGTAGAGGGCGTAGCCCGGCACGGGCGGGGTCAGCTTCGCCCGGCCGCCGGTCCAGCCCGCGTAGAAGTCGGGCACGACCCCCGCCGGCAGCGGCAGGCCCGCCTTCTCCAGGCACAGCACCGGGAGCGGCGCGTCGCACGGCGTGTCGCCCTCGTAGGCGTTCGTGGAATCGTCCGCGCCGACCAGCACCGGGTCGGCGCCCCACTGGTTGTCCCGGACCGTCCAGGTCATGCCCGCGCAGTCGTCGGCGGCATTCGCGGTGCCGACCGCCCCGGTGGCGCCGGGAATTACCAGCGCGAGCACGCATGCCGCGATGACCTGCCATCTTCGTCGCATGGAATGCACTCCTCGTCCTGTTCCGGTGGAGCACCCTGAAATCCGAAACATAGGGAAAAACCCGCCGGGACCGCAATGCCGCCATTCGCGTCGTCAACCGCCGGGAATAGCCGGAATTATTTCCACCGAGAGGTCATTGACAGAACCCGGGACCGTTCACCGGGTGCCCACCGGGAGAAGGCGTTGCGCCGACCAGGGGCACTGTCGCGCCCGCCCTGCCGCGGGGCCGCGCGGGGCTGCGAGACTCCCCGACCATGCGTGAGGTGGGCAACGGGCGCTACCGGCTGGTCCGCGAGCTGGGCCGGGGTGGCATGGGGGCCGTGTGGCTCGGGCGGGACACCGTGCTCGACCGGGACGTCGCCGTCAAGGAGCTGGTGATCCCCGGCGGCGTGCCCGCCGCCGAGCGGGCGGTCTACCGGGAGCGGGTGCTGCGGGAGGCGCGGATCGCGGGCGGGTTGGCCGACCCGGCCGTGGTCACGGTCCACGACCTGGTCAAGGAGGACGACCAGACCTACATCGTGATGGAGCTGATCCGGGCGCCGACGCTGACCGAGCTGGTCGAGCGAGGCGGTCCGCTCGACGCGCGGGCCGCGGCGCGGCTGGCGGCGCAGCTGCTGTCGGCGCTGGAGGCGGCCCACGAGGCCGGGGTGGTGCACCGGGACGTCAAGCCCGGCAACGTGATGGTGCCCGCCAAGGGGTCGGCGAAGCTGACCGACTTCGGCATCGCCCAGTCGCTCGACGACCCCCGGCTCACCGCCACCGGCTCGCTGATCGGCTCGCCCGCGTACATGTCGCCGGAACGGCTCTCCGGCGGGCCGGCGTCGCCCTCGTGGGACCTGTGGGCGCTGGGCGCGACGCTGTTCTTCGCCACCGAGGGGTACGGGCCGTTCGACCGGGACAGCACGTCGGCGACCATGCTCGCGGTGATGACCGAGCGCCCGCGGCCGCGGTTGACGCCGGGGCCGCTGGCCGAGCTGATCACCGGCCTGCTCGAACCGGACCCGGAGCTGCGCCTGCGGGCGGACCGGGCCCACCGGCTGGTCGAGCGGGCGCTGGCGGCCGACCCGGACCCGACCGCGCGGGTCGACCAGCCGACCGTGCGCACGGCACCGGCGCCGGCGGTTCCGGCACCCGACCGCCGGCGCCGGACGGGCCTGGTCCTGTCCGCGACGCTGACCCCGCTGTTCGTGATCGGCGCGCTGGTCCTGCTGTACGCCACGGTGTTCAAGCCGTACTTCACCCTGGGCGTCCCGGACCCGACGACCACCCCGCCGACCACTTCCGGGACCTCGACCACGTCGTCGTCCGCCCCGCCCACGTCGTCACCGGCCATGCAGCCGGTGCTGACCATCGGCCCCGACGGCGACATCGCGCGCTACGGCCTGGTGACGTCGGAGAACGAGTGCCTGAACTGGCTGCCGGTGAAGGGGGCGCCGAGGATCGGCTCGGAGGTGCGCACCGGCTGCTACGCCCCGCACGACGTGGAGGTGCTGCGCCGCGTCACCGACGACAGCGACCACGACGAGGAGGCGCCGTACCCGCCGGTGGAGGAGCTGACCAGGCGGGTCGTCGCGGAGTGCACGCGGGTCTTCCTGTCGGACAAGGTGCTGGGCGAGGACAAGGAGGCCACCCTGCGGTTCTGGGTCGTCATCCCCACCGCCGAGTCGTGGCGGCTGCGCGTCCAGAGCGGCACCCGCACCTCCGACCGGGCCTCCTACTGCTTCGTCGGCCGGGCGGACGGGGCGAAGCTGACCGAGCCGATCATGACCGAGGACTGATCGGCGAGCACGGCCGGACCGCGCCACCGCCCACCTCCGCCCCGGTTGCAAAGGCGCCTTTGCAAAGCTACCTTTGCACCATGGTCGCCCCGCGCGAGATCACCGACGTCGAAGAGCTGCGGACCCTCGCGCACCCGCTGCGCCAACGGATCCTGCGCCACCTCGGCCAATCCGGGCCGGCCACGGCCAGCACCCTGGGCCGGGCCCTGGGCGAGAGCAGCGGCGCCACCAGCTACCACCTCCGGATGCTCGCCAGGCACTCCTTCGTCGAGGAGGTGCCCGAACGCGCCCACGGGCGCGAGCGGTGGTGGCGGGTGCCCGCGCACGACCTCCGCTTCCCGCGCGCGCCGCGCGACCCGGAGGTGCGCACCCTGCTGGAACAGCTGAACCAGCTCAAGCTGGCCGCC
This portion of the Saccharothrix syringae genome encodes:
- a CDS encoding DUF4082 domain-containing protein, which gives rise to MKRILAALSALTLTGTLLTGTAHAAPVAGGYTPSNGARVALDVPLLIAGGATNGESGDVTAVDITFDGGQTWLPTEYQGERWLYRYTPTEEGEVTYHLRAWGSGGPGGVRGPFRFFAGGTAEPPTPDCPCLLGLPALPHRPEVDDPDQAPVEVGVRVRVDSPGYLVGAFIHRGTHTGPLTAHLWSADGTLLAEAVSPAERYVSDVDFPTPVPVVPGQEYVVSYFTPAGGYRVTEDYFSAAMATAPYATSEGAGVYSYGGGFPTQSWNNSNYWVRPIMHTRTNG
- a CDS encoding serine/threonine-protein kinase produces the protein MREVGNGRYRLVRELGRGGMGAVWLGRDTVLDRDVAVKELVIPGGVPAAERAVYRERVLREARIAGGLADPAVVTVHDLVKEDDQTYIVMELIRAPTLTELVERGGPLDARAAARLAAQLLSALEAAHEAGVVHRDVKPGNVMVPAKGSAKLTDFGIAQSLDDPRLTATGSLIGSPAYMSPERLSGGPASPSWDLWALGATLFFATEGYGPFDRDSTSATMLAVMTERPRPRLTPGPLAELITGLLEPDPELRLRADRAHRLVERALAADPDPTARVDQPTVRTAPAPAVPAPDRRRRTGLVLSATLTPLFVIGALVLLYATVFKPYFTLGVPDPTTTPPTTSGTSTTSSSAPPTSSPAMQPVLTIGPDGDIARYGLVTSENECLNWLPVKGAPRIGSEVRTGCYAPHDVEVLRRVTDDSDHDEEAPYPPVEELTRRVVAECTRVFLSDKVLGEDKEATLRFWVVIPTAESWRLRVQSGTRTSDRASYCFVGRADGAKLTEPIMTED
- a CDS encoding ArsR/SmtB family transcription factor, with amino-acid sequence MVAPREITDVEELRTLAHPLRQRILRHLGQSGPATASTLGRALGESSGATSYHLRMLARHSFVEEVPERAHGRERWWRVPAHDLRFPRAPRDPEVRTLLEQLNQLKLAADQELFADFLARRDELGEWAEALPYSRGSVRVTLPELREFFDEYMALLKRYQRPVEETPAGARQVAVRFFAFPVPEQG